The Deltaproteobacteria bacterium genomic interval AAAGCAGCGACGTACCCCACTACGCCTCGAAAGAATTCGCAGACGACAGCGATGATTCTGCCACCTGGGAGAACAGAGTAAGCTCGACGGATTCGCTGACCGACCACCTGAGGTGGCAGCTGGAGGTTTCGGATTTTACCCATGAAGAAAAAAAGATAGCATCGATAATTATAGGCAATACGAATGAAGACGGATATCTTGAGCTGGATATCGACGGCATTGCGGATATCTATCTGGAAGAGACGAAAAACCAGGATAGCGAATCCGAGCATAAACCCCAGGAAGATGAAAACGGGAAGAGCCGGGATACCGAAACAATTACTGACAGGCAGATGCTGGAGGAAAAAATCAAAGAGGTCCTGTACACTATTCAATCCACATTTGATCCCACCGGAACGTGCTCAAGAAGCCTCGGGGAGTGCCTGAGGATGCAGGCGCTGGATTTGGGATATAAAGAGGACAGCGTCGAGCTAAATCTGATTGATAACTGTTTAGAGGATATGGATAAAAATGGCTTGCCCGAAATGGCGGAAAGGCTCGGACTGCCCGTAGAAAAAGTTAAAGACGCGTTTTCAGTCATCTCCTCTCTAGAGCCCCGACCCGGCAGGCCGTTTTTTAAAAGAGACGCGGAGAAATATATTGTCGCCGACTTCTATGTGTACAAAATGGGCAACGAGCTTCAGGTGCAGCTCAACCGCGACTTCCCGAAGGTCAGGATCAGCAACTACTACAGAAATCTACTGAAAAAGGAAAAGACCCTGCCCCCGGACGCCAAACAGTTCATAAGGGAGAAGATCGAAGCCGCGCAGAGGATAATGAAGTGTCTTGACGAAAGGGAAGCCGCCGTAAAGAAAATCATCACAAAAATTGTCGACGTCCAGAAAGATTTTTTTGAACATGGGAAGGAGCATATAAAACCCCTTATCCTCAAAGACGTAGCTCAGGCTGTGGGCGTTCACGAGTCAACTGTCAGTCGTATTACAAGCAGAAGGTATATACAGACACCGCAGGGCACAATCGAGCTTAAGTCGCTCTTCTCAAGAAAGATAGAGACATCGCACGGCAAGGAAGTATCGTTCG includes:
- the rpoN gene encoding RNA polymerase factor sigma-54, with protein sequence MSTNLSQTTSQRQVLQQRLILTQELQLFLKLIQMNTLELKDYLEEQLIENPTLEETQETEDNKENGSADDEIDLGKLAEDRLFKDQSSDVPHYASKEFADDSDDSATWENRVSSTDSLTDHLRWQLEVSDFTHEEKKIASIIIGNTNEDGYLELDIDGIADIYLEETKNQDSESEHKPQEDENGKSRDTETITDRQMLEEKIKEVLYTIQSTFDPTGTCSRSLGECLRMQALDLGYKEDSVELNLIDNCLEDMDKNGLPEMAERLGLPVEKVKDAFSVISSLEPRPGRPFFKRDAEKYIVADFYVYKMGNELQVQLNRDFPKVRISNYYRNLLKKEKTLPPDAKQFIREKIEAAQRIMKCLDEREAAVKKIITKIVDVQKDFFEHGKEHIKPLILKDVAQAVGVHESTVSRITSRRYIQTPQGTIELKSLFSRKIETSHGKEVSFEKVKAVIKEIIAGEMPESPYSDEDISKILERRNIKVARRTVAKYRKTLKIPSSSVRANQKRKKNR